The Dendropsophus ebraccatus isolate aDenEbr1 chromosome 2, aDenEbr1.pat, whole genome shotgun sequence DNA segment ctgcgcgctgtgatactctgtagtgtcattccCTATGACTCTACATTCTaacagcggattttcattccactgtgagaatgtagcccctgcccagtTAACTTACCAGCTGCCAGACTAATgcattacctgcccacgctcccgCCTGCGAGAGTGAATTTCCGTGCAGAACTTGCAGCATAAAATCCATTGCCATGCGGTACGTGTGAGCCTACACTACAGCCTTACAGTATTGTAACATGATAGAGAGCGCCCTCTGTTGAGGTTTCTCACCTGTTAGTAAGAACTGGGAAAGGTTACAAAGAGACAGGTTTTGTTCTGCATTACACAGGCAACCAGAGtgggattacattttttttaacaggttCCCTATTTTGCATAATTATTTCTACTCTAATACCAAATATACTATTCCCCAGGTCAGGTTAATGCATGCTGTAGAACAGTATTTctcatctccagtcttcaagtacccCCAACAGGCCatgatttgaagatttcccataaaATGAACACTTGTTATGACAAATAATGCACTGACTATAGTTATATGACATGTAAAATACTAAGGCAATTCtctaaacatgacctgttgggggtCCTTGAGGAGTTATaggtgttatccagcattacaaaaacatggccacatggaTACTTCCAAGATATAGAGGGTGGGTCTTTGCATGTGGGCGAAACAGTGCTcaaatgtccaatagctgctcaGTGTCTCTGAATCATGTATATGCTGGAAATGAAACTTTATGTATTCCCTTCAATATGTTTAAAACCTTGTAATATGAATCCCGCTGTGTTCCTGGCCTATGGgctgtttctggtattgcagcttacatCCTTTTCTTGAAGGGAGCTGAGCACCAATATCAGGCATACACCTCTGAGATAAGCGGTtcttataaaggccctattccaccaacagatctgacaacagatttgaagccaaacccaggaacagactataatcagagatcaggtcataaaggaaagactggatttctcctcttttcaaatccactcctgggtttggcttcaaatctttggcagataatctgtcagatctgttggtggaaggGCCTTAAGTCATGTTTTCTGAAACTCTCTTTACCCTGGAACATGGATGCACACTGAATATCATTTAGTATATTTTATAATCAGGAAGTGAACATGTTACTCAGCAGAGAACATGTTACTTCATTTTGTTGGATTCTGTTATTATGCAAGAGTAACCCTTGAAGTAGTGAAATCAGGTTTATAATGCTTGAACCTAGCTGTCACTTGACATTAAAAAATAGTGTTTAGTTGCTTATTTAATGTGACAGTTAGTCAGCCCTGGATTTTGTAGAAGATTGCTTTAGTGTTTTTGTGTGGCAGAATGAGGACACTTTTACATATTTAGTTAGATGACTTTTGATGTTTTTTCTTTCTATCCATGATATGTTTTAGTTTGCAGTTTTTAGGTTTGGAGATGAATGATGAACTTGGTGAAAGCTAACATTGCATAACCTTGAGTTTAATTTGCTTCTGGGTGCAATAATCAACACTATGGTCACGCTGGGAGAGGTTATGTGTGGAAGCCAGTTTATAATGTCTTCTAATTGACTGTATGAATATTCCATTAGGCATCCTCTATTAAGGCCTTATAGTTTTCCTTTTGGGTGCGGTTGGGGGTTAAATGTGCTTcttgatatgaaagaaaagatTAGCTTTTTGCTTTGTAGTACCAATCCAACATTGTAAGATTCCTGTTCCTGTGGTCAATAGATAAACATGAACCATGATTTACCGATGGGCTAATAAGTAACTTTTATAGATACTAGTCAGATGTCTGGTTCACTTTACACATTCCAAGCATTCCCTTCTCCCGATTTTAGGTTATTGTGTCAGCTCAATTATAAACTACACAAAACAATACTCATTGATTCTAGTGTGAGCAATGTATATATTGAAGAACAAAAATAATTGATATGAATTGAGTTAGTGTTTTTCTTTATCCTTATGTACAATATACTATAAAGTCTATCTTGAGTCACTAACCATTTTTTTGTGTTCTTTGATTCCAGGGCTTCAATCATGGGAGGAAAGTTGAGCAAGAAGAAGAAGGGATACAATGTAAACGATGACAAATCAAAAGATAAGGACAAAAAGGCAGATGGGGCCAACACAGAGGAAGAAGGGGCAACTAAAACTAATGAGGAGACCCAACCTGTAGAAAATGCTGAtgcaaaagaaaataaagaagagAAAAATGATAAGGAACCACAGGCGGTTGAAAACAAAACCGAGGACAAGGAAGCAGAGAAGGATGCAACAAGTAAGGATGCAGTACAAAAAACAGAATCTGAGAAGACAGAGGCTAGCTCTGAAGCCAAGGCGGAACCTCAGAATGCTGAACCTGCTGTATCTAAGCAAGAGGAACCAGCTGTTGCATCTCCTGCTGCAGCTGCCAGCAGTGAAGGCACTAAAGCC contains these protein-coding regions:
- the BASP1 gene encoding brain acid soluble protein 1 gives rise to the protein MGGKLSKKKKGYNVNDDKSKDKDKKADGANTEEEGATKTNEETQPVENADAKENKEEKNDKEPQAVENKTEDKEAEKDATSKDAVQKTESEKTEASSEAKAEPQNAEPAVSKQEEPAVASPAAAASSEGTKASEPTTEAKTSQPSEAPAPSKVDDKSKEDGEAKKTEAPSAPEAKTETAPASDSKPSSEAAPSSVKSPEPEAPSSSTKASEPAGPADEVKATESPAANSDQTVAVQE